One Longimicrobium sp. genomic window, CGTCAGCGCGGCCGGGTGAGGCCCTCAGTGCCGGAACAGCCTGCGCCCGGTGAACACCATCGCGATGCCGTGCTCGTCCGCCGCGGCGATTACCTCGGCATCGCGCACGGAGCCGCCGGGCTGGATGATGGCGCGCACCCCCGCTTCGGCCGCGGCATCCACACCGTCGCGGAAGGGGAAGAACGCGTCCGAGGCCAGCGCCGCGCCCTGGAGGTCGAACACGTTGTCGCGCGCCTTCATCACCGCGATGCGCGACGAATCCACGCGGCTCATCTGCCCCGCCCCGATCCCCAGCGCCATCCCGCCGCGCGCGAGGAGGATCGCGTTCGATTTCACGGACGCCACGGCGCGCCAGGCGAAGCGCAGGTCGTCCATCTCGCCCGCCGACGGGTGCCGCTGCGTGACCACGCGCCAGCCGTCCTCGGGAAAGCCCATCCCCAGCCGCGTCTGCGCCACGAATCCTCCGCGCACGCGCTTCCAGTCCAGCTCGCCTGCGTCGGATGCGAGGCGCGGGATCTCGAGCAGGCGCAGGTTCTTCTTTTCCGTCAGCAGCCGCAGGCCCGCCTCCACGAAGGAGGGTGCAACGATGGCCTCCACGAAGTTGGGGCGCAGCAGCACGGCCGCTTCTTCCGTCACGGGAACGTTGAAGGCGATCACCGAGCCGAACGCGCTGGTGGGGTCCGTCATCAGCGCCTTGCGGTAGGCCTCGGGCGCATCCGCACCCACGGCGATGCCGCACGGCGTGGTGTGCTTGATGATGGCGCACGCCGCCAAGCCGCTGCCCTCCCACGCCGAGATGGCCAGCAGGGCGCCGTCCACGTCCAGCAGGTTGTTGAACGACAGC contains:
- the purH gene encoding bifunctional phosphoribosylaminoimidazolecarboxamide formyltransferase/IMP cyclohydrolase, with protein sequence MPRALLSVSDKTGVVDLARELHGRGWTLLSTGGTARTLRDAGLPVTEVSEVTGHPEMMDGRVKTLHPAVHAGLLGRRGHEDDAAQMQAHGYEPIDLVAVNLYPFRETVARPDATLDEAIENIDIGGPSMLRSAAKNHAGVWVVIDPADYPRVLAAIDAGGDGLPLRRELAAKVYAHTSDYDRAITEYLARTMAGEDGASADAFPSAVQVRLTKVQDLRYGENPDQPAAFYREEGAAGGLAELRQIHGKELSFNNLLDVDGALLAISAWEGSGLAACAIIKHTTPCGIAVGADAPEAYRKALMTDPTSAFGSVIAFNVPVTEEAAVLLRPNFVEAIVAPSFVEAGLRLLTEKKNLRLLEIPRLASDAGELDWKRVRGGFVAQTRLGMGFPEDGWRVVTQRHPSAGEMDDLRFAWRAVASVKSNAILLARGGMALGIGAGQMSRVDSSRIAVMKARDNVFDLQGAALASDAFFPFRDGVDAAAEAGVRAIIQPGGSVRDAEVIAAADEHGIAMVFTGRRLFRH